The Salinibaculum sp. SYNS191 genome has a window encoding:
- a CDS encoding ABC transporter permease yields the protein MVVADFIEQLLNGVTLGMVYVLLAAGLSVIFGVMDVINFSHGELFALGAYFALSVVDPLGAGVGFWVALVAAPLLVGVIGAGIERLTVRPLYGRNPLYHILLTFGLVLVINDLIRLLWGTQQQQLAVPDFLGQPISFFSISLSLYNYFMIVFAALLAAGTWLLLNRTKYGMIIRAGSVDREMVRNVGIDIDRYYTLVFGFGAALAAVAGIVLGGYQNVNTGMGGSVIIPAFVVVVLGGLGSFRGAVYGGLLVGIVQTLMRTYSGTALFDLGGFPVAVPDLEGLTVFLLMIGVLLVKPQGLFGTRGAESEGGEGEILVGGESAVLGSDRRVKLGAITVGLLAIAPFALLSMGENFYVILLSEILIWAIFALSLDIVMGYAGLVPLGHTMFYGVGAYVSALVMLHLTSSFVVALLGAILLCMVLAWIVGSLSIRVSGVYFAMITLAFAELLYSTVFKLQFTGGSDGLLGFSAMMGIAGFGAPLSDIEFNLLGIELGPQVVFYYLALVLGVLSFLFARRVMNAPFGSVLQSIRESQERTEFIGYNVTRYKRRAFVISGGMAGLAGGLLAINPSVFVISPDATLAWIHSGEVIVMALLGGMGTLFGPMLGAGVFLGAEDILSSYTEQWRMIIGAIFVVFVLFVPRGLVSVPSLLASRGESGDEGSKLGIEESEVNTDD from the coding sequence ATGGTAGTCGCAGACTTCATCGAACAACTCCTTAACGGGGTCACGCTGGGGATGGTCTACGTCCTGTTAGCCGCAGGGCTCTCCGTCATCTTCGGGGTGATGGACGTCATCAACTTCTCGCACGGCGAACTGTTCGCGCTCGGTGCGTACTTCGCGCTGAGCGTCGTCGACCCGCTCGGTGCGGGCGTCGGGTTCTGGGTCGCGCTCGTCGCCGCCCCGCTCCTCGTCGGCGTCATCGGCGCCGGTATCGAACGGCTGACCGTCCGGCCGCTGTACGGCCGGAACCCGCTCTATCACATCCTGCTGACCTTCGGGCTGGTGCTGGTCATCAACGACCTCATCAGGCTCCTCTGGGGCACCCAACAGCAACAACTGGCCGTGCCCGATTTCCTGGGCCAGCCGATAAGTTTCTTCTCGATTTCCCTGTCGTTGTACAACTACTTCATGATCGTCTTCGCCGCCTTGCTCGCGGCGGGGACCTGGCTGCTGTTGAACCGGACGAAGTACGGAATGATAATCCGGGCCGGCTCCGTCGACAGGGAGATGGTCCGCAACGTCGGCATCGACATCGACCGCTACTACACGCTGGTGTTCGGCTTCGGTGCCGCGCTCGCGGCCGTCGCCGGCATCGTCCTCGGCGGCTACCAGAACGTCAACACCGGGATGGGCGGGAGCGTCATCATCCCCGCCTTCGTCGTCGTCGTCCTCGGCGGCCTCGGCAGCTTCCGCGGTGCGGTCTACGGCGGCCTGCTCGTCGGCATCGTCCAGACGCTGATGCGGACCTACAGCGGGACCGCACTGTTCGACCTCGGCGGCTTCCCCGTCGCCGTCCCCGACCTGGAGGGCCTGACGGTCTTCCTGCTGATGATCGGCGTCCTGCTGGTGAAACCGCAGGGCCTGTTCGGAACACGTGGAGCGGAATCCGAAGGCGGCGAGGGGGAGATACTCGTCGGTGGCGAGAGTGCGGTCCTCGGCAGCGACCGCCGGGTCAAACTCGGCGCAATCACCGTCGGCCTGCTGGCTATCGCCCCCTTCGCCCTGCTGTCGATGGGCGAGAACTTCTACGTCATCCTGCTCAGCGAGATTCTCATCTGGGCCATCTTCGCGCTCAGCCTGGACATCGTGATGGGCTACGCGGGGCTGGTCCCGCTTGGACACACGATGTTCTACGGCGTCGGGGCCTACGTCTCGGCACTGGTGATGCTGCATCTCACCTCGTCGTTCGTCGTGGCGCTGCTCGGCGCGATTCTGCTCTGTATGGTGCTGGCGTGGATCGTCGGGAGCCTCTCGATTCGGGTCTCCGGCGTCTACTTCGCGATGATTACGCTGGCCTTCGCCGAGTTGCTCTACAGTACCGTCTTCAAGCTCCAGTTCACGGGCGGCAGCGACGGGCTGCTTGGCTTCAGCGCGATGATGGGCATCGCCGGCTTCGGCGCGCCGCTGTCGGACATCGAGTTCAACCTTCTGGGCATCGAACTCGGACCGCAGGTGGTGTTCTACTACCTCGCGCTCGTGCTGGGCGTGCTCTCGTTCCTGTTCGCCCGGCGGGTCATGAACGCGCCGTTCGGCAGCGTCCTGCAGTCCATCCGCGAGAGCCAGGAACGGACGGAGTTCATCGGCTACAACGTCACCCGGTACAAGCGCCGCGCGTTCGTCATCAGCGGCGGGATGGCCGGGCTGGCGGGCGGGCTGCTGGCAATCAACCCCAGCGTGTTCGTCATCTCGCCCGACGCGACGCTGGCGTGGATTCACTCCGGCGAGGTCATCGTGATGGCCCTGCTCGGCGGCATGGGGACGCTCTTTGGCCCCATGCTCGGCGCGGGCGTCTTCCTCGGCGCGGAGGACATCCTCTCGTCGTACACCGAACAGTGGCGGATGATAATCGGCGCAATCTTCGTCGTGTTCGTCCTGTTCGTCCCGCGGGGACTGGTCTCGGTCCCCTCGCTGCTCGCCAGTCGCGGCGAGTCGGGCGACGAGGGATCGAAACTCGGCATCGAGGAGTCGGAGGTGAACACGGATGACTGA
- a CDS encoding ABC transporter substrate-binding protein, translating to MRDTDGGTDKRVRTATSRRKFLTLAGAAGAVGLAGCGGDGGDGGDGGSDGGDGGSDGGDGGSGGDGGSTGGTTTVTVASINPISGAYSSLGPGQRAGAELAVEQINNTDEYDFEFDLVTGDTQTTAGAAQSEAQRVVRDEGAEFVFGAISSSVALSLNEFAKSREFIYFPGGAAVPITGSACNEWVFRFETNTAQIAEAISAYSVNNLGSNVWFHIADYAYGDSVYSRVKERMQAANDSFTEVGKTASQLGSGNYGSFISQISNSEADVVVVGMTGGDLVSFTNQAADAGLTDDVAVVSGTQTFQSVRAGIGSNGLGTYGGVRYLPDIDLGDNTQFVDAYQSANDGLPGNFARVGYDSMRLMAKGMNEAGSTSPPDVRDALEGGTFTTVLGDITLREEDHQATNPTWLGELVQGDRDIADVELLNKVEGPDTLPPASEIGCNMN from the coding sequence ATGAGAGACACTGATGGCGGTACGGACAAGCGTGTGCGAACTGCTACCTCGCGTCGGAAGTTCCTGACCCTCGCCGGTGCAGCCGGGGCCGTCGGCCTGGCTGGCTGTGGCGGCGACGGTGGCGACGGCGGTGACGGTGGCAGCGACGGCGGTGACGGTGGGAGTGACGGCGGAGACGGCGGCTCCGGGGGCGACGGCGGGTCCACTGGTGGCACGACGACAGTCACCGTGGCGAGCATCAACCCCATCAGCGGGGCGTACAGCTCACTCGGCCCGGGCCAGCGCGCCGGTGCCGAACTCGCAGTCGAGCAGATAAACAACACCGACGAGTACGACTTCGAGTTCGACCTCGTAACGGGCGACACCCAGACCACCGCGGGTGCGGCCCAGTCAGAGGCCCAGCGGGTCGTCCGGGACGAGGGTGCGGAGTTCGTCTTCGGTGCGATTTCCAGTTCTGTCGCGCTGTCGCTCAACGAGTTCGCCAAGAGCCGCGAGTTCATCTACTTCCCGGGCGGTGCGGCAGTCCCGATTACGGGCAGCGCCTGCAACGAGTGGGTGTTCCGCTTCGAGACCAACACGGCCCAGATTGCCGAGGCCATCTCGGCGTACTCTGTCAACAACCTCGGCTCGAACGTCTGGTTCCACATCGCGGACTACGCCTACGGCGACTCGGTGTACTCCCGCGTCAAGGAGCGGATGCAGGCGGCCAACGACAGCTTCACCGAAGTCGGCAAGACGGCGTCGCAGCTGGGTTCGGGCAACTACGGCTCCTTCATCAGCCAGATAAGCAACTCCGAGGCCGACGTCGTCGTCGTCGGGATGACCGGCGGCGACCTGGTGAGCTTCACCAACCAGGCCGCCGACGCCGGTCTGACCGACGACGTGGCCGTCGTCAGTGGGACCCAGACCTTCCAGAGCGTCCGGGCCGGCATCGGCTCCAATGGCCTCGGTACCTACGGCGGCGTCCGCTACCTCCCGGACATCGACCTCGGCGACAACACCCAGTTCGTCGACGCCTACCAGAGCGCCAACGACGGCCTGCCGGGCAACTTCGCGCGCGTCGGCTACGACTCGATGCGCCTGATGGCGAAGGGTATGAACGAGGCCGGCAGCACCTCGCCGCCGGACGTCCGGGACGCGCTCGAAGGCGGCACGTTCACGACGGTCCTGGGCGACATCACGCTGCGCGAGGAGGACCACCAGGCGACGAACCCGACCTGGCTGGGCGAACTCGTGCAGGGCGACAGGGACATCGCCGACGTGGAACTGCTCAACAAGGTCGAGGGCCCCGACACGCTGCCCCCGGCCAGCGAAATCGGCTGCAACATGAACTGA
- a CDS encoding NAD-dependent succinate-semialdehyde dehydrogenase: MDAINPATGEAVGSYDEHDDEDVEAALSKSTAAFEEWSERPMREREELLADAADVLRENKQRYAEMMTKEMGKPISQAVGEVEKCAWACDHYAEYASAYLEPEHHPSPPGTEVKTVHDPLGPVLAVMPWNFPFWQVIRFAAPYLTAGNVGLLKHASNVPGCALALEEVFEEAGYPEGVFQTLLVGSGKVEDVLTDDRVRAATLTGSGPAGRAVAETAGRELKKTVLELGGSDPFVVLDDADVEAAVETGVQARNQNGGQSCIAAKRFIVHEDIYDEYVDELVDAFEALTVGDPMDEDTDIGSQADPDLMAELHEQVKGSVEAGATVLTGGEPLDREGAYYPPTVLTDVPHGCPVDAEETFGPVAAVYEVADEQEAIEVANDTRFGLGASIWTEDRERGERLARHVEAGCVYINEMTKSDPRVPFGGIKDAGYGRELSEAGIKEFVNRKTVWVQ, translated from the coding sequence ATGGACGCAATCAATCCCGCCACGGGAGAAGCCGTCGGCTCGTACGACGAGCACGACGACGAGGACGTGGAGGCGGCGCTGTCGAAGTCGACGGCGGCCTTCGAGGAGTGGAGCGAACGCCCGATGCGCGAGCGCGAGGAGCTGCTCGCCGACGCGGCCGACGTCCTCCGCGAGAACAAGCAACGCTACGCCGAGATGATGACGAAGGAGATGGGCAAACCCATCTCGCAGGCCGTCGGCGAAGTCGAGAAGTGCGCCTGGGCCTGCGACCACTACGCGGAGTACGCCAGCGCCTACCTCGAACCGGAACACCACCCGAGCCCGCCGGGGACGGAGGTCAAAACGGTCCACGACCCGCTCGGGCCGGTGCTGGCCGTGATGCCCTGGAACTTCCCGTTCTGGCAGGTCATCCGCTTCGCCGCGCCGTATCTCACGGCTGGCAACGTCGGCCTGCTGAAACACGCCTCGAACGTCCCCGGGTGTGCCCTCGCGCTGGAGGAAGTCTTCGAGGAGGCCGGGTACCCCGAAGGCGTCTTCCAGACGCTGCTCGTCGGGTCGGGCAAGGTCGAGGACGTCCTGACCGACGACCGCGTGCGCGCGGCGACGCTCACGGGCAGCGGCCCCGCGGGCCGGGCCGTCGCCGAGACGGCCGGCCGGGAACTCAAGAAGACCGTGCTGGAACTGGGCGGGTCGGACCCGTTCGTCGTGCTGGACGACGCGGACGTCGAGGCGGCCGTCGAGACGGGCGTGCAGGCGCGCAACCAGAACGGCGGCCAGTCCTGCATCGCCGCCAAGCGCTTCATCGTCCACGAGGACATCTACGACGAGTACGTCGACGAACTGGTCGACGCCTTCGAGGCCCTGACCGTCGGCGACCCGATGGACGAGGACACGGACATCGGCTCCCAGGCGGACCCGGACCTGATGGCGGAACTCCACGAGCAGGTCAAGGGAAGCGTCGAGGCCGGAGCGACGGTGCTGACGGGCGGCGAACCCCTCGACAGGGAGGGGGCGTACTACCCGCCGACCGTCCTGACCGACGTGCCCCACGGCTGCCCCGTCGACGCCGAGGAGACGTTCGGGCCGGTCGCGGCCGTCTACGAGGTGGCCGACGAACAGGAGGCAATCGAGGTGGCGAATGACACCCGCTTCGGACTCGGTGCGAGCATCTGGACCGAGGACCGCGAGCGCGGCGAGCGCCTCGCCCGCCACGTCGAGGCTGGCTGTGTCTACATCAACGAGATGACCAAATCCGACCCGCGGGTCCCCTTCGGGGGCATCAAAGACGCCGGCTACGGCCGCGAACTCTCCGAGGCCGGCATCAAGGAGTTCGTCAACCGCAAGACAGTTTGGGTGCAGTAG
- a CDS encoding EthD domain-containing protein, with translation MYKHIALLVRQDGMSHQEFVDYWQTNHTPIAKDIEGVVRYHQVLPTEPEHAEFDGLAELYFETLDDLHEALGSPGSRDYDPTKEIAAEAREDVNNFLAVEERPRIIGEEIVQKDEVGGDTDGLYKHSAFLVRQEGMTHEEFVDYWQTNHTPIAREIEGVVKYNTVIPTDPGNAEFDGVAELYFEDLSKLYRALGSEGSRDYDAPGGKAKEAREDVDNFLAIAERPRFIGQEQLVKDES, from the coding sequence ATGTACAAGCACATAGCCCTGCTCGTGAGACAGGACGGTATGTCTCACCAGGAGTTCGTGGACTACTGGCAGACCAACCACACCCCCATCGCGAAGGACATCGAGGGCGTCGTTCGCTACCATCAGGTCCTCCCCACGGAGCCCGAACACGCCGAGTTCGACGGGCTGGCGGAACTCTACTTCGAGACGCTGGACGACCTCCACGAGGCGCTGGGCAGCCCCGGTTCGCGCGACTACGACCCGACCAAGGAAATCGCCGCCGAGGCCCGCGAGGACGTAAACAACTTCCTGGCCGTCGAGGAGCGCCCGCGCATCATCGGCGAGGAAATCGTCCAGAAAGACGAGGTCGGCGGCGACACCGACGGCCTCTACAAGCACTCCGCATTTCTCGTCCGTCAGGAGGGCATGACACACGAGGAGTTCGTGGACTACTGGCAGACCAACCACACGCCAATCGCCCGCGAGATCGAGGGCGTCGTCAAGTACAACACCGTCATCCCGACCGACCCCGGCAACGCCGAGTTCGACGGCGTCGCGGAACTGTACTTCGAGGACCTCTCGAAACTCTACCGGGCACTCGGGAGCGAAGGGTCCCGCGACTACGACGCCCCGGGTGGCAAGGCCAAGGAGGCCCGGGAGGACGTGGACAACTTCCTGGCTATCGCAGAGCGCCCGCGTTTCATCGGCCAGGAACAGCTCGTCAAAGACGAGTCCTGA
- a CDS encoding HD domain-containing protein, with protein sequence MPDYETQVREAFPELDDIQNDDLRGKVVEAWVRALDRGGWKHIEDIPYAWNIHEVTNVEHVRGVTRIARESATEQREFHGADPDVDVVVAACLLHDVGKCYEYVDFVDEEKLLDPDPEYATEEVPHSLSGYALAHEVGCPLAVQRAIPHFIGEIPTRTMEAELVKSANSASSNAITQSAMGITLQEWVDEYSQTQ encoded by the coding sequence ATGCCCGACTACGAGACGCAGGTCCGCGAGGCGTTCCCGGAACTCGACGACATTCAGAACGACGACCTGCGCGGGAAGGTGGTCGAGGCGTGGGTGCGCGCGCTCGACCGCGGCGGCTGGAAACACATCGAGGACATCCCCTACGCCTGGAACATCCACGAGGTGACCAACGTCGAGCACGTCCGTGGCGTCACCCGCATCGCCAGGGAATCGGCCACGGAGCAACGCGAGTTCCACGGTGCCGACCCCGACGTGGACGTCGTGGTCGCGGCGTGTCTGCTCCACGACGTCGGCAAGTGCTACGAGTACGTCGACTTCGTCGACGAGGAGAAACTGCTGGACCCGGACCCCGAGTACGCCACGGAGGAAGTCCCGCACTCGCTGTCCGGCTACGCGCTGGCCCACGAGGTCGGCTGTCCGCTGGCCGTCCAGCGCGCGATTCCCCACTTCATCGGCGAGATTCCCACGCGCACGATGGAGGCCGAACTCGTCAAGAGCGCCAACTCCGCCTCCTCGAACGCGATTACCCAGTCGGCGATGGGCATCACGCTCCAGGAGTGGGTCGACGAGTACTCCCAGACCCAGTAG
- a CDS encoding MYXO-CTERM sorting domain-containing protein has translation MTGAAAVLGSALVWLRRRNDED, from the coding sequence TTGACCGGCGCTGCCGCAGTGCTCGGGTCGGCGCTGGTCTGGCTACGCAGGCGGAACGACGAGGACTGA